A genome region from Actinobacillus arthritidis includes the following:
- a CDS encoding Dyp-type peroxidase has protein sequence MATPQSGITLTHRKSGIFIEANVLNIEAFRSSVHTIQHQFQEIQQQFATETLGLTLAFGKTLWSQLKANSATELKDFVALGKAEREYAPATQHDFLVHIQSNRPDINFSIALMVVEQLKAVAEIVEETHGFRWVEERDLTGFIDGTENPQTDEKLREVALIEEGEDAGGSYVLSQRYVHQLAKWHKMNTERQEQVIGRTKVDSVELDDVPENSHVGRVDLKENGEGLKILRHSLPYGLASGEHGLYFIAFAKHLHNIDQQLKSMFGELDGKTDRLLGFTKPVSGSYYFAPSLEQLAMV, from the coding sequence ATGGCAACTCCACAATCCGGCATTACACTAACCCATCGTAAATCAGGCATTTTCATTGAAGCGAATGTGCTAAATATTGAAGCCTTTCGTTCTAGCGTTCATACCATTCAGCATCAATTTCAAGAAATTCAGCAACAGTTTGCAACAGAGACATTAGGGCTTACCCTTGCTTTCGGCAAAACGCTTTGGAGTCAGTTAAAAGCTAATTCCGCTACCGAATTAAAGGATTTTGTCGCATTAGGCAAAGCGGAACGAGAGTATGCGCCGGCAACCCAACATGATTTTTTAGTGCATATTCAATCAAATCGTCCGGATATTAATTTTTCTATTGCTTTAATGGTGGTGGAACAATTAAAAGCGGTGGCGGAAATTGTAGAGGAAACCCATGGTTTTCGTTGGGTGGAAGAGCGTGATTTAACCGGTTTTATTGATGGCACTGAGAATCCGCAAACCGATGAAAAATTGCGTGAAGTTGCTTTAATTGAAGAGGGTGAAGATGCCGGTGGGAGTTATGTATTGAGCCAACGTTATGTTCATCAATTAGCAAAATGGCATAAGATGAACACGGAGCGTCAAGAACAAGTCATTGGCAGAACAAAAGTGGATAGCGTTGAACTTGATGATGTGCCGGAAAATTCTCACGTAGGGCGTGTGGATTTAAAAGAAAACGGCGAAGGTCTAAAAATTCTACGTCACAGTTTACCATACGGCTTAGCGAGTGGTGAGCATGGCCTATATTTCATTGCTTTTGCAAAACATTTACACAATATCGACCAACAGCTTAAAAGTATGTTTGGCGAATTAGACGGTAAAACTGACCGCTTGTTAGGTTTTACCAAGCCGGTTTCCGGTAGTTATTATTTTGCTCCGTCGTTAGAACAATTGGCTATGGTGTGA
- a CDS encoding L-threonylcarbamoyladenylate synthase — MSQFFYIHPDNPQARLINQAVEIIKNGGVIIYPTDSGYALGCAIGEKHAMDRIVAIRKLPENHNFTLVCSDLSELSTYALVTNQSYRLIKNNTPNPYTFILPATKDVPRRLMTKRKTIGIRVPDNAIALALIAALGEPILSCSLMLPDTEITESDPDEIREHLEHRVDLIIHGGYLGQEPTTVIDLTEESPRIIREGSGDITPFN; from the coding sequence ATGAGCCAATTTTTTTATATTCATCCTGATAACCCTCAGGCACGTTTGATTAATCAAGCGGTAGAAATTATTAAAAATGGTGGCGTTATTATTTATCCGACAGATTCAGGTTATGCTTTAGGCTGTGCAATCGGTGAAAAACATGCAATGGATCGCATTGTTGCGATTCGTAAATTGCCTGAAAATCACAATTTTACCTTGGTATGTAGTGATTTGTCAGAGCTTTCTACTTATGCATTAGTCACTAATCAATCTTATCGCTTAATCAAAAATAACACCCCAAATCCTTACACCTTTATTTTACCGGCAACCAAAGACGTACCGCGTAGATTAATGACCAAACGTAAGACGATAGGGATTCGTGTACCGGATAATGCGATCGCTTTGGCATTAATTGCGGCGCTAGGCGAGCCGATTTTATCTTGCTCGCTAATGTTACCTGATACGGAAATTACCGAATCGGATCCGGATGAAATTCGAGAACATTTAGAGCATCGTGTGGATTTAATTATTCACGGCGGCTATTTAGGTCAAGAGCCGACAACTGTGATTGATTTAACCGAAGAGAGTCCTCGAATTATTCGTGAAGGATCGGGCGATATTACGCCTTTTAACTAA
- the rluB gene encoding 23S rRNA pseudouridine(2605) synthase RluB, producing the protein MTTFQKKSTDKRSPSFKHSQGEKRFDKRSEDKRTSSKKFDEQSERRTRPTSKPLVKKSVKPTASVIETAEKKAKVAGEKLQKILARAGQGSRRELEEIIAAGRVSVDGKIASLGDRVQVSSATKIRIDGNLISLIPAQKEICRVLMYYKPEGELCTRSDPEGRATVFDRLPRLTGARWIAVGRLDINTSGLLLFTTDGELANRLMHPSREVEREYSVRVFGNIDEAMLQRLRKGVQLEDGPANFKQIKTVGGTGLNQWFDVTLTEGRNREVRRLWESQGVEVSRLIRIRYGNIKLEKGLPRGGWEEMGLEQVNYLRELVGLPAETETKVDVTKNRRRTNVRQIRKAVKQHAKYRTVA; encoded by the coding sequence ATGACAACATTTCAAAAAAAATCAACTGATAAACGTTCACCGTCTTTTAAACATTCGCAAGGCGAAAAGCGTTTTGATAAACGTAGCGAAGATAAGCGTACATCATCTAAAAAATTTGATGAACAATCGGAAAGACGTACCCGTCCAACGTCTAAACCATTAGTAAAAAAATCAGTAAAACCGACCGCTTCTGTTATTGAGACAGCAGAGAAAAAAGCGAAAGTAGCGGGTGAAAAATTACAGAAAATTTTAGCACGTGCTGGTCAAGGATCTCGCCGTGAATTGGAAGAAATTATTGCCGCAGGGCGTGTGAGCGTTGACGGTAAAATCGCCAGCTTAGGCGATCGTGTGCAAGTCAGCAGTGCCACTAAAATTCGTATTGACGGTAATTTAATCAGCTTAATTCCGGCACAAAAAGAAATTTGTCGTGTGTTGATGTACTACAAACCGGAAGGTGAATTATGTACTCGTTCAGATCCGGAAGGTCGTGCAACCGTATTTGATCGCTTACCTCGTTTAACCGGTGCACGTTGGATTGCAGTGGGTCGTTTAGATATAAATACTTCCGGTTTATTACTGTTTACTACAGACGGCGAATTAGCGAATCGTTTAATGCACCCGAGCCGTGAAGTAGAGCGTGAATATTCGGTGCGTGTGTTTGGTAATATTGATGAAGCAATGTTGCAACGTTTACGTAAAGGTGTTCAGTTAGAAGACGGCCCGGCAAACTTTAAACAGATTAAAACCGTTGGCGGCACAGGTTTAAATCAATGGTTTGATGTCACTTTAACCGAAGGACGTAACCGTGAAGTACGTCGACTATGGGAATCGCAAGGCGTTGAAGTTAGCCGCTTAATTCGTATTCGTTACGGTAATATCAAATTGGAAAAAGGTTTACCTCGTGGCGGTTGGGAAGAAATGGGCTTAGAGCAAGTAAACTATTTGCGTGAGCTTGTTGGCTTACCGGCGGAAACTGAAACCAAAGTGGATGTAACAAAAAATCGCCGTCGTACTAATGTTAGACAAATTCGTAAGGCGGTAAAACAACATGCTAAATATCGTACAGTAGCATAA
- a CDS encoding Slam-dependent surface lipoprotein — translation MKKLTKLGLAVLSGIVLSACSSGGDGGNSDTSANTPIADKASQSNQSSKTNNSSATKPSQVNNASSSSSVTGNAIVLSAQDDEVIEKRVAISGANTEIINVDGKSIRVSYKSQGISAGTWLNMNGLHTCCDKYSAVRFGVIENPEDESSYVFYNGLPTESMPTSGTATYHGDALITGSTTQFENEDWLKGTSKFNVDFGAKKLNGSIDVETLETVNITADISGNSFDGKAHSDSFSTQAKVEGKFYGDNAKELGGMLKDDSKIGAETSWGGVFGASQ, via the coding sequence ATGAAAAAATTGACCAAGTTAGGTTTAGCTGTGTTATCAGGCATTGTATTAAGTGCTTGTAGTAGCGGTGGTGATGGTGGTAACTCGGATACTTCCGCTAATACACCAATCGCAGATAAAGCCTCTCAATCAAACCAATCTTCTAAAACAAATAATTCAAGTGCTACAAAACCTTCGCAAGTAAATAATGCATCTTCTTCAAGTTCCGTTACAGGAAATGCTATTGTGCTTTCTGCTCAAGATGATGAGGTTATTGAAAAACGTGTAGCTATTAGTGGAGCAAACACGGAGATAATTAACGTAGATGGCAAATCAATTCGCGTAAGTTATAAGAGCCAAGGTATTTCTGCCGGTACTTGGTTAAATATGAATGGTTTACATACTTGTTGTGATAAATATAGTGCAGTACGCTTCGGTGTGATCGAAAATCCTGAAGATGAGAGTAGCTATGTGTTCTATAATGGTTTACCAACGGAGTCAATGCCAACAAGCGGAACTGCAACTTACCATGGAGATGCACTTATTACCGGTAGTACAACTCAGTTTGAGAATGAGGATTGGTTAAAAGGGACATCTAAATTTAATGTTGATTTCGGAGCGAAAAAACTAAACGGCTCAATTGATGTGGAAACACTTGAAACTGTCAATATTACAGCAGATATTTCAGGTAATAGCTTTGATGGTAAAGCCCATTCTGATAGCTTCTCAACTCAAGCGAAGGTAGAAGGTAAATTCTATGGCGATAATGCGAAAGAGCTTGGCGGTATGCTTAAAGACGATTCAAAAATTGGTGCTGAAACCTCTTGGGGTGGCGTATTTGGTGCCAGCCAATAA